In the Sediminibacter sp. Hel_I_10 genome, one interval contains:
- a CDS encoding DUF3871 family protein translates to MELIANNNIEQMVLNNSEVMNSNTSNFIEANTEKVTLKHLKEKCTIPVFAKDNETTISHFQFIDETLDVIKRQFPDVVAKEPEIRVSHVVKGRVPSAIGKPVKELLESEKTIYYERCAFVVELPQFKQLINGNELALCVGGVRAYNQENLYSKKSLEKFKMFIGYQNRICTNLCISTDGFSNEIKIGSILDLNQNIISLMDNYDRSSHLKSLESMSKYNLSENQFAHLIGKLRMFQHLDKLNRQDKYPITLNDSQINNVVKDYYNCQNFGRSDDGSIDLWNLYNLFTEANKNSYIDSNFERNVNCFEYVNHLVETIKNDSISWYLHN, encoded by the coding sequence ATGGAACTGATAGCAAATAACAATATAGAACAGATGGTTCTAAACAATTCAGAAGTAATGAATTCAAACACTTCTAATTTTATAGAAGCAAATACGGAAAAAGTCACTTTAAAACATTTAAAAGAGAAATGCACAATCCCAGTTTTTGCTAAGGATAATGAGACTACCATAAGCCATTTTCAATTCATAGATGAAACATTGGATGTTATAAAGCGCCAGTTTCCAGATGTGGTTGCAAAAGAACCTGAGATACGCGTAAGTCATGTGGTGAAGGGTAGAGTTCCAAGCGCTATTGGGAAGCCTGTAAAAGAGCTATTAGAGAGTGAAAAGACAATATATTATGAGCGTTGTGCATTTGTTGTTGAACTACCTCAGTTTAAACAGTTAATCAATGGAAATGAACTAGCATTATGTGTTGGTGGTGTAAGAGCATATAATCAAGAAAATCTATACAGCAAAAAAAGCTTAGAAAAATTTAAAATGTTTATAGGTTATCAAAATCGGATATGTACAAATTTATGCATAAGTACTGATGGTTTTAGTAACGAAATAAAAATAGGTTCTATACTGGATTTAAATCAGAATATAATAAGTCTAATGGATAACTATGATAGAAGTTCTCACCTGAAATCTTTGGAGTCCATGTCAAAATACAACCTATCTGAAAATCAATTTGCTCATTTAATCGGTAAGCTCAGAATGTTTCAACATCTGGACAAATTGAACCGTCAAGATAAATATCCAATCACTTTGAATGATTCACAGATCAACAACGTTGTTAAAGACTACTATAATTGTCAAAACTTTGGAAGAAGTGATGATGGTAGCATTGACTTGTGGAATTTGTACAATCTATTCACAGAAGCCAATAAAAATTCTTACATAGATTCAAATTTTGAGAGAAACGTTAATTGTTTTGAATACGTAAATCACCTAGTAGAAACCATCAAAAACGACTCAATAAGTTGGTACCTTCATAATTAA